From the Variovorax paradoxus genome, the window GGCAGCCGCCGCCCAGCGGGTAGAGCAGCGTTCCGTTCCAGCCGGCCGGCGGCGTGGTGGGCGACGGCGGCGGCTCGTTGAGCACGTCGTGGAGGATCGCCGACTGGTACAGGCCGCGGTTGATGGTGCCGCTTTCGAGCCGCACCACGTACGGCACCTGCTTGCCGTTGATGGTGAGCCAGGCCATGTTGGCCGGGTAGGCGGTGATCGATTCCGGCACGAAACGGGTGTTGCTGCCGGCGGTGGTGCGGTAGTAGTAGTCAACCCGCGTCTCGACCGAGCACTTGCCGTCGTCCAGCGGCTTGAGCACCTGCCCGCCCATGCGCGTGAAGGTGGCGTAGCCGCACACGAAGGGCTCTTCATGCGGCCCCGAGATCACGGGGCCGGTGATCGGGTACGCCGTGAGCGCGAGGCGGGTGCTGTAGCCGCCGTATGCGGCGACGAGTTCATTGGCGCCCACCTTCAGTCCGGTGACCTTGCCCAGTAGGCGGCCGTTGGCGGGGTTGCGCGAGAAGGCCTTCGTCACGTCGCGGCCGTCGATCGACACCGCGAGGCTGTCCGCGGGCTGGTCGCTCAGCAGCTCGACCTCGACCAGCGCGTCGTCTCCCGTCACGAGCTGCGGTGGCGAAGACAGCACGCTGACCTTGAGCGTGGCGCCGGCCGGTGCCGGGTTGCCCGGATCGGGATTGCCGGGATTGGATGGGTTGCCAGGGTCGGTGGGCGTGCCTCCGCCGCCGCCCGTGGCCGGCGGAATGAAGGCGATGCCGCCGCCCCCGCCGCTGCCGCCGCCGCAGGCGGTGAGCACCAGCGCGGCCAGCAGCGTGCCGACCCGCACGGGGGCGGCGCGAAAGCGGATCCTCTTCTTCTCGGTTCTGGTCATCTTCTCTGTCTCCGTTGTGGTTCTGGTTGAACAAGCGATGCAGGGAAAGGCGGCTCCCCCGGGCCGGCAACGGCCATGCGGCGGCGCGTCAGTGCGGGGTGTGCAGGCGGGACAACGCCGGCGGCGGTGGCGCGGCGGTGCGGGCGGGCAGGTCGTTCATGTGTGTCTCCATCCTCTGTCGGGTGTGCGCAGTGGATAGCAACGCGTATGCCAAGCCGCGCATGGTGCGCAAGTGCTTGAATTCATTGGCATTGGGGCGCGAAGCTCGTGGTTTTCCCGCGCCGGGCGAGATGAAAAACCAGCCAGCGCACGGGCCGCTTGGCCGGAAAACCGCACGGCCGTCCGGGTCGCCGGCTGGGACACAATCCGGAAAAACTGTATATTCATACAGCATTTCGCCGACCGAGAAAGCCTTCCCGTGGACACCCAGCGCAAACTCGCGATCCTGGCCGACGCCGCCAAGTACGACGCCTCCTGCGCGTCGAGCGGCTCGCAGCCGCGCGACTCGATGGGCGGTCGCGGCATCGGCTCGACCGAAGGCGCGGGCATCTGCCACAGCTACGCACCCGACGGCCGGTGCATTTCGCTGCTGAAGGTGCTGCTCACCAACCATTGCCAGTACGACTGCCTCTACTGTGTGAACCGTGCGTCGAGCAACGTGCCGCGGGCGCGCTTCCGGGTGGAAGAGGTGGTGCAGCTCACGCTCGACTTCTACCGGCGCAACTGCATCGAGGGCCTGTTCCTGTCGAGCGGCATCATCAAGTCGCCCGATCACACGATGGAGCAGGTGGTCGAGGTGGCGCGCCTGCTGCGCGAGGAGCACGACTTCCGCGGCTACATCCACCTGAAGACCATTCCCGACGCGAGCGACGAACTCATCGCGCGCGCCGGCCGCTATGCGGACCGGCTCAGCATCAACGTCGAGATGCCCACCACCGAGGGCCTGCGTGCGCTGGCGCCCGAGAAGGACGAGAGCGCCATCCGCCGCTCGATGGCGCGGCTGCGCCTGCGCATCGACGACACGCGCGAGGAGGCGCGCCGCGTGGTGCCCATTCGCGCGCTGCCCGGCGCGTCGGCCACGCCCGCCAAGCCGCCGCCGTTCGCGCCCGCCGGGCAGAGCACGCAGATGATCGTGGGCGCCGACGCCACCGACGACCGCCGCATCCTCGCGTCGAGCGCCACGCTGTACGGCGCGTACAAGCTCAAGCGCGTGTACTACTCGGCCTTCAGCCCCATTCCCGATGCGGCGCGCGCGCTGCCGCTGGCCGCGCCGCCGTTGATGCGCGAGCACCGCCTCTACCAGGCCGACTGGCTCATGCGCTTCTACGGCTTCGAGCACCAGGAGATCGTGGCCGCGCCCGACGGCCTGCTGCGGCTCGATGTCGACCCCAAGCTGGCCTGGGCGCTCGCGCATGCCGACCGCTTTCCGGTCGACCTCAACCACGCGCCGCGCGAGATGCTGCTGCGCGTGCCGGGGCTCGGCGTGAAGGCGGTCGAGCGGCTGCTGCAGGCGCGGCGCGTGCGCCGGGTGCGCGCGGACGACCTGCGCCGCCTGCACGTGCCGTCGCGCAAGGTGCTGC encodes:
- a CDS encoding putative DNA modification/repair radical SAM protein; this encodes MDTQRKLAILADAAKYDASCASSGSQPRDSMGGRGIGSTEGAGICHSYAPDGRCISLLKVLLTNHCQYDCLYCVNRASSNVPRARFRVEEVVQLTLDFYRRNCIEGLFLSSGIIKSPDHTMEQVVEVARLLREEHDFRGYIHLKTIPDASDELIARAGRYADRLSINVEMPTTEGLRALAPEKDESAIRRSMARLRLRIDDTREEARRVVPIRALPGASATPAKPPPFAPAGQSTQMIVGADATDDRRILASSATLYGAYKLKRVYYSAFSPIPDAARALPLAAPPLMREHRLYQADWLMRFYGFEHQEIVAAPDGLLRLDVDPKLAWALAHADRFPVDLNHAPREMLLRVPGLGVKAVERLLQARRVRRVRADDLRRLHVPSRKVLPFVVADGHRPAAGAMAAAAPSAQPEAVQAALF